The Deltaproteobacteria bacterium genome includes the window GTACCCGGGGTGCCCACCACCACGACGGGCGGGATTTTGAATACGCCCCGAATCCATTGATCGACTATGACGGCGATCGCGAGCGGGCAAGGGGGAAGGGCGTGATGCAGGGCATCATCACCCGCTGGACCGCTGCGGCCGATTGCATGGGGTTCTGCCATTTCGCGGAAAAGCTATACGGCAACAGGCTGCAGCAGGAACACGTGGACATGCTCAACCTGGTTACAGGGCTCGGTTTTACCCTCGATGAACTCATCGGTGTGGGCGAGAGGGTCTATACACTGGAGAGGCTTTTTCAGGTCAGAGAGGGGATCGACAGGTCGAAAGATCGACTCCCCGAGCGTTTTTTCAGGGAGGCCATCCCAGGTGGCCCTCACAAAGGGGCGATCATGACCAGAGAGGAACTCGATCTCATGCTGGATGAGTTCTATGAAAGCCATGGGTGGGACAGGAGGGGAATCCCCACTCCGGAGCGGCTCAAGGAGCTCGGGTTGGATGGTTACTGAGGGGATGAATGAGGGAGCCCGCAACCGGTAACCGGCCGAGACGGACGGGCGACCGGTTTTCACGATGATCGAGGCGATTATCTTTGACTTCGGCCAGACTCTGGTGGACGAAGCCGAGGGGTTCCGGCAGGCGGAAAAAGAGGTTGAAAAGCTGATTTTTTCAAGCCTGGGACTCGACTCGCCCGAGGAATTCCTCAAGGTCTACCGGGACCTAAGAAGGGAGTTCCGTGACCGGTATGAGTCTTCGAGGGTCTCCCTGTGGCAGGCGGTGTTTGAGCATTACGGGAAACCGATTGCAATGAGCACGCTCCGAGAATGGGAGGACGCCTATTGGGCGACGGTGAAAGGGAAGGCAAGGCCCTTTCCGGAAGCCGAACCGGTTCTGAGAGATCTTGCTTGCCGGTATCGGTTGGGAATCGTCACCAACACGCAGGCCCAGGAGGGGGGCGGGAAACACCGTGTGCTGGAGTTCCCCGGTCTCAAGGAGTACTTCCAGGTTACGATCGTGGCCGGTGAGTCCGGAATTCCGGCAAAACCAAACCCAGCTCCCTTTGTGAATTGTCTGAAAGCGCTCGGGGTTGATGCGTCGCATGCGGTCTACGTAGGCGATGACTGGGATATCGATATCTGCGGCGCTCGTAACGCACGAATCGAGCCCATCTGGATTCAGCATTGGTCGGTTCGGCGTTCCTGGCAGCCTGGTGACGGCTCTGTCCGGATAATCACCTCTCTATGGCCCTTGCTGGGGACAGGGCTCATCGGGGCCTCAAGAAGCCGGGGGCATCGGCCATGGGGATAAGAACCAGACATAGCTGGTAGTTATATCTTTCATTATGATTATTAATTTGAATTATGAGCCTCCAGAGTATATGCTTACACAAGACTGGTCGGGCAGGAAATACGTCTCTTTGCTGTTCCCCGGGAAGAGCAACGGGATTCGGGCTCCAGCGTAAAGGACGGAATCAGCAGAATATGCGAAGGAGGTGGTTCAATGGAAAGGGACCCCATACTGGAGAGAAAGACCCAGATCTCTTTTAAGACGGAAGAGAAGACGGTTTTGAGGGGCTATAATCTGAGTGATCTTGCAGAGGAGGGCTATACCTTCTGCGATGCCCTGTTTGTGCTTTTCCAGGGCCGAATTCCTACAGAGGCAGAGGAGAAGATGCTCGAGTACGAGATGGGGGAATTCCTGGAGCA containing:
- a CDS encoding HAD family hydrolase, giving the protein MIEAIIFDFGQTLVDEAEGFRQAEKEVEKLIFSSLGLDSPEEFLKVYRDLRREFRDRYESSRVSLWQAVFEHYGKPIAMSTLREWEDAYWATVKGKARPFPEAEPVLRDLACRYRLGIVTNTQAQEGGGKHRVLEFPGLKEYFQVTIVAGESGIPAKPNPAPFVNCLKALGVDASHAVYVGDDWDIDICGARNARIEPIWIQHWSVRRSWQPGDGSVRIITSLWPLLGTGLIGASRSRGHRPWG